In Papaver somniferum cultivar HN1 chromosome 1, ASM357369v1, whole genome shotgun sequence, a genomic segment contains:
- the LOC113330103 gene encoding uncharacterized protein LOC113330103, with amino-acid sequence MDSVIAAVCHNEASLSFRIGLKSTLMDLKDNICLNWVQLSPFTIEIIHKFGEQQKVLQSDFDLQKSAVFSLFNKLPTLDLYVYHRGESSSSVYYIGASSSSTSHGTQVVPVNQPLVTTVTVYDDPQVVKEPLKSARWIGFFHSVEQVFPGGVDQVRHDLMKYHAANGYAYKLTRNEKLRIAACCANKKKDKCNWHMYAVSCDGVEGSPFIIKELSNQYSCDGGFLNVPNVSKKLISSLIKDEIKQNPKKKTKDIMEQIRREYGFDISFYYAYAGKIHALNMAWEEDKNSFAYLYWYTKQLSETNPGSRVVLETDASQKFVRLFIAFGACIRGFNYCRTLLFMDAAHLKSKYLGHMMAATRLNGDNGIYPLAYDVLSSENDANWKWFMEKLRDVVFPQRQLTFVSDRGSGLVNQIPVVFPVYEKCAYANTHIEFKESWDDLMLVKNQKLQEYLSRAPLDKWVSFFFPGCRYGELCSNVAECLNGWVKEEREMPIAVMVDKIRLKIMEMMCIRREECVTSFDWRGVLCPKMETELYNNKMHGREQCYQVV; translated from the exons ATGGACTCTGTCATTGCAGCTGTAtgtcacaatgaagcttcattgtcgtTTCGTATTGGTTTAAAATCAACTCTCATGGATTTGAAGGATAATATTTGTTTAAATTGGGTTCAACTATCTCCATTCACTATTGAAATCATTCACAAATTTGGTGAGCAGCAAAAGGTACTTCAGTCTGATTTTGATCTCCAAAAATCTGCTGTGTTTTCTCTGTTTAACAAGTTACCAACACTAgacttatatgtatatcatagaGGTGAAAGTTCAAGTTCAGTATACTACATAGGTGCTAGTTCAAGTTCAACATCCCATGGGACACAAGTTGTACCTGTTAATCAGCCACTAGTTACCACTGTCACTGTTTATGATGACCCTCAAGTAGTCAAAGAACCATTGAAATCCGCTCGTTGGATAGGTTTCTTTCACAGTGTTGAACAAGTGTTTCCAGGAGGTGTGGACCAAGTGCGTCACGACTTGATGAAGTACCATGCTGCAAATGGCTATGCATATAAGTTAACAAGAAACGAGAAGTTGCGGATTGCTGCTTGTTGTGCTAACAAGAAGAAGGACAAGTGTAATTGGCACATGTATGCTGTTTCTTGTGACGGTGTTGAAGGAAGTCCCTTTATTATCAAGGAGTTAAGTAATCAGTATAGTTGTGACGGTGGATTTCTTAACGTTCCAAATGTATCAAAGAAGCTAATAAGTTCCTTGATCAAGGATGAGATTAAACAGAACCCAAAGAAGAAGACAAAGGATATTATGGAACAAATTAGAAGAGAATATGGATTTGACATAAGTTTTTATTATGCATACGCAGGGAAGATACATGCACTGAATATGGCATGGGAAGAGGATAAGAATTCATTCGCTTACTTGTATTGGTATACAAAGCAATTGTCTGAAACCAATCCTGGATCCCGTGTTGTTTTGGAAACTGACGCGAGTCAAAAGTTTGTTAGACTGTTCATTGCCTTCGGAGCATGTATCCGTGGATTTAATTACTGTCGTACCTTACTATTCATGGATGCAGCACATTTGAAGAGTAAATATCTCGGTCACATGATGGCAGCAACAAGACTAAACGGGGATAATG GAATTTACCCTTTAGCTTATGATGTGCTTTCATCTGAGAATGATGCGAACTGGAAATGGTTTATGGAGAAACTCAGGGATGTCGTTTTTCCTCAAAGACAACTTACAtttgtgagtgatcgaggtaGTGGTTTAGTCAACCAAATCCCCGTCGTTTTTCCAG TTTATGAAAAATGTGCATATGCGAATACACATATAGAGTTTAAGGAGAGTTGGGATGACTTGATGCTGGTTAAAAATCAGAAGCTACAAgaatatcttagtagagctccACTTGATAAAtgggttagtttttttttcccgGGCTGTCGATACGGGGAGTTGTGCTCAAATGTTGCTGAATGTTTGAATGGTTGGGTTAAGGAAGAGAGGGAGATGCCTATTGCTGTCATGGTTGATAAAATACGACTGAAGATTATGGAAATGATGTGCATTCGTCGTGAAGAATGTGTGACATCGTTCGATTGGCGAGGAGTTTTGTGTCCAAAAATGGAAACTGAACTCTATAACAATAAGATGCATGGCCGTGAACAGTGTTACCAAGTCGTCTGA